TAGCGAGATGAAATGTTTCCCATTGAACGCAATTTTTGCCGGTGACAACGCGGATGCCGACTGGACAAGTCATTTGTCCCAAGGGAAATTTTTGCCGCGCCAAATGGCAGTGGCGGATGTCGATAAGGACAAAATTCAGGACGTGATCGTTCCGATATTGCCCCCGGGAATTGCCGTCATCAGCGGTAAAACCGGGAAAGCGCTCACGTCGTATGTACTAAAATCGAGGGATGGCACGTTCCCGGTTGGCTCGCCGGTCGTGGCAGATTTTAATAATGACACTTTCATTGATATTTTGCAGCGAATGAGCGACAACAGTTTTCAACTCTTTTCCACGAATAGCCGCGTTCCCGGCGGAGCCGTTCTTTGGGGACAAATGAAAGGGAATAGCTTTCAGAACATGGAGGCAATAATTCGACTGAAACCGAAGTGGTTTTTTCCGGCAACTATTTTACTGGCTTTTTTGTTGATTTTTGTGATTTTCGCGGTCAATTTTGTCGTGATTGAACGGCGAAGATCGTTATTCCCCCACGAGATTGCGAGTGAATGAGAACGGTTTGAGGGCGCTGAAATATAAAATGGAATTCGAAATCGCAGTAAAGACAGATACCGGAAAAGTTCGCGCGGTGAACGAAGACTATGTCGCTTTTGATGAGCGAATGCGGCTGACGCTTGTTTGCGATGGCATGGGCGGCCATCGCGGCGGGGAAAAGGCCAGCCGTTTCGCCGGACAATTCATTTTGTCATTGTTCCAATCTTTAGAGCGATCAATCATTGAAAAAATCACCGGTGACGTCCCGGAAAATTTGCCGGAAAAAGTGCGGCGGCTCATCGCAGCGATTCGGTTGACCAATCGGAAGTTGTTTCAGCTTTCCGGGGAAAATGAAAATTTGCGCGGCATGGGCGCTACCCTGGCGGCGCTGCTCATTGGCGAAAATTTTTTCGCAGCGGCAAACATCGGCGACAGCCGCATTTACCGGGTTCGCAGGCAAAAGATTGAACAAATTTCCGTGGACCATACTTTCCTGAATGAACTGGTTTCTGACGGCGAAATCTCGCCGCAGCAAGCGGAGAAAATTCCGCGGGCGAACGTAATCACGCGGGCGCTGGGGCTGGAACCGACAGTGAAAATCGATATTCGTGTGGCGCCGGCAAATGCTTCCGAGCTGTTTCTGCTCTGCACGGACGGCTTGACGCGCGCTCTTTCTGATGAAGAAATTTTGCGCATTGTTCAGTTCAATCGGGATCATCTGGCTCATTTGGCGCAGCATTTGGTCGACGACGCCGCTATGCGCGACGGTGCGGATAATATCAGTGTCGCTGCTGTGAAATGGAAAAATCGCGCCGCCACGTCGGATGAAATATCTGCTAATTTTTTGATTGTCCCGGAGGAGCCGAGAAGCATTTTGAAAACTGAAGATCGTTTTTGGCGGCGTCAACGTCACAATGAGAAAATAAATCAAATTTTTCAAATTGTCAAATAAAAAAAGGGGTTCGATTCGTGACACTGCAAAAAAAACAACCACAGTTGCAAGCGGAAGATTTAGTCTTTGAGTTGCTTGCTGAATTGGGGCAATTATACCTTGAGCTGGGCAAATACGATAACGCCATTGCCAAGCTCAAACTATTAGTTGAATTGGACGAAAGCGACGCCTCGGCGTCCTTGAATCTCAGTCGTGCATATTTGCTTAAAAAACAATTTGACAGCGAAGCCCTATCCGCTTTTGAACGGGCGCTGAAATTGAATCCAGACGATGCAGAATTGGCCGCTACGACTACGCGTTTGTATCTGGAAAAAAAGCGCGACGACGACGCTGCCTTGGCTGTTTACGCGAAAACGTTGCGGAAAGAGGATGACAAAAATG
This genomic interval from Calditrichota bacterium contains the following:
- a CDS encoding serine/threonine-protein phosphatase, with amino-acid sequence MEFEIAVKTDTGKVRAVNEDYVAFDERMRLTLVCDGMGGHRGGEKASRFAGQFILSLFQSLERSIIEKITGDVPENLPEKVRRLIAAIRLTNRKLFQLSGENENLRGMGATLAALLIGENFFAAANIGDSRIYRVRRQKIEQISVDHTFLNELVSDGEISPQQAEKIPRANVITRALGLEPTVKIDIRVAPANASELFLLCTDGLTRALSDEEILRIVQFNRDHLAHLAQHLVDDAAMRDGADNISVAAVKWKNRAATSDEISANFLIVPEEPRSILKTEDRFWRRQRHNEKINQIFQIVK